ATTCAATAGTTAGGAAATATGAGTCTTAAAATCGTTGTGCTTGCTAAGCAAGTACCTGATACACGAAACGTGGGCCCCGATGCCATGACGGAGCAGGGAACCATCAATCGTGCCGCATTGCCCGCGGTCTTCAACCCCGAAGACCTGAACGCCCTGGAGCAAGCCCTTCGTTTGAAGGACCAGTTCCCGGGTTCCACCATCTCTGTGCTGACGATGGGTCTCCCGAAGTCTGCCGAAGTCGTCCGCGAAGCTCTGTACCGCGGTGCCGACTGCGGTTACGTGATTACGGACCGTTCCCTCGGCGGCGCTGACACGCTCGCTACCAGCTACACGCTCGCCCAGGCCGTCAAGAAGGTCGGCGACTACGACATCATCCTCGGTGGCCGCCAGGCTATCGACGGCGATACCGCACAGGTCGGTCCGCAGATTGCAGAAAAGCTCGGACTTACGCAGGTGACCTACGCCGAAGAAATTCTCTCCCTCGACGAAAAGGCCCGTAAGGTCGTGATCCGCCGCCACATCGACGGTGGTGTGGAAACGGTGGAAGCACCGCTCCCGCTGGTCGTGACCGTGAACGGAAGTGCGGCCCCGTGCCGTCCGCGCAACGCAAAGCGCCTCATGAAGTTCAA
The nucleotide sequence above comes from uncultured Fibrobacter sp.. Encoded proteins:
- a CDS encoding electron transfer flavoprotein subunit beta/FixA family protein; this encodes MSLKIVVLAKQVPDTRNVGPDAMTEQGTINRAALPAVFNPEDLNALEQALRLKDQFPGSTISVLTMGLPKSAEVVREALYRGADCGYVITDRSLGGADTLATSYTLAQAVKKVGDYDIILGGRQAIDGDTAQVGPQIAEKLGLTQVTYAEEILSLDEKARKVVIRRHIDGGVETVEAPLPLVVTVNGSAAPCRPRNAKRLMKFKNATVVAERKPEDAEKYEALIAKKPYLNIPQWGAADIDADPAQIGKAGSPTNVKAVKNIVFKAKESRTLTASDADVEGLIKELLDGKIIG